The Caloenas nicobarica isolate bCalNic1 chromosome Z, bCalNic1.hap1, whole genome shotgun sequence region CGCCACGGGGGAAGGGGGGGGTGGTTAACCGACGAGGAAGTGGGGGTCTCGGGGACTGGCGCTGAGAGCCCCCCGCAGTCCGGTGCGGCCCGGAGCCAGGCTCCGCCAGCGGAAGGTGCGAAAGTGTCACCGCGCGGGAGGGGTTAgagggggtgcagggatggcgGGGGGTCACAGTCTGGAGTCCTGGCTGTGGGCTGAGCCGTTGCTGCCCTGCACaggggaggcagctgctgcctcgCTCTGGCTCTTCTCCGGCTGCAGAGGCTGCACCTCCAGGTGGGACTCGGTGGAGGGGCTGAACGCTGGGGCGTAGCGCCCGCTGCGGTGCTCTGCCAGCGCCGGGCCCCAGTCCTTGCTTGCCTTGGTAGCATTTTTCAAGCGCtagagagggaggagatggggacagggttAGCACCCGCCATGTTCCCCTGCCCCAGACTCCCCCAGGGGTGCCCAGAGATGGGGTGCCCCATGGATGCTGTCTGCACGCAGCTGCTGCAGGGTACCCACAACTCCGGTGGGGTGGGGGACAGCCTTGTGGGTAGCCCCAGGTGGGACATGGACAAGGGGGTCTGGCCCCTGGCTACTCACCTCTAGCAGCGTGTCTCCCTCGGAGCGGCACACTTTGTAGATGGCGTAGATGGGGATGCAGATGACGGAGGAAACTGCCATGAGGAAGCCGATGCTGATGGCCCAGGTGGGGTAGACGTAGTCATTGTAGGAGATGGGCTTGTACTGGATGACTGTGAAGACCAGGATGAACTGGGGAGGGACAGGCAAGATCAGCCAGTGGGGAGCAGCCAGCCTGCTCTGTGCCCCCCCAACTGCCCCACtctgcccatccctgctgctcccctgcagcccagcacccccTTCCCAAGGGTGGGCAAGTGGGAGCCCAGGTGAGGTCCCATCCCCCTCCTGCTATGGCCCCATGCTCCATGGTGGCAATGCTCACAAAGATGATGGCAGGTGAGATGAAGCGCCAGCAGATCTGGAAGAAGAGTGGGGGTGGGAAGCCGAGCATCATCTCAATGTCCTTGAAGTAGTTGTGGTGCCCTGTGGGGACATGCGGCCATCAGCCCCAGTGGGACCCCGAGCCCCCTGCcacccctgcccagcaccagctccagaccCCAGCTGGTGGGACCCACCAGGCTGTTCAGGTCATGGCTGCCCTCATTGGCCAATGGCCTTGCATGCCTCAGCCAGTCAGCACACAGGAAACCACTGATTGGACAGAAGTTAGCACACATCGCCTCCCCTTCCCCACTGGTtggctggggcagccctgccagctgaTTGGCTGTACATGGTTGCACCTACCGTAGATGTACATGATGGCCACACACATGATGCAGGAGATGACAACcagggagaagctggcagcATAGTTGTCCATCAGCAGGAGCCAGTAGATGCCCGCCTGCAAGAGGGATCCATTGGCATGGCTGCCCTGGTGGTACCACCACTGTCAGCAGGGCAACAGCACAGCAACACACAGCCTGGATACCGCCGTGGTTGGCATGGCAACGCCTGATGCCAGGGTTGGCATGGCAACACTTAGTCTCGATACCATCTCCACTGTTGGCATGGCAACACCAGGCCTTGGGTGCCATCACCACCACCGCGCTAGTCATGGCAAGAATGCGGACATGGCTGATAGTGTGGCAAGGACATGATGGCAACAGCGCCCTTTCACCATAATCCCATGGTCACCTACCTGTGTGGTGAGAGGGATGCCCAGCAGGAAGCCCACCACGGCCACTCCCAGTGTCACAAAGGTCTTCTTGCGGATGATCCACTCATTGCCCACCTCGTCCACAATGGCCGTGACCAGTGTCTCCAGCAGGCAGAACTGTGTGTGGGGCAGAGAGGGTAGCATGTCACTACCTCGGCCCCACTTTGCCACTCCACCCCACCACAGTGGCCCCACCATGACCTACCTGTGtgcccagccccaggaggaTGAGCATGAAGAAgaagaggatggaccagaggGGCGAGATGGGAAGCAGGGTGAGGGCTTCGGGGTAGGCAACAAAGGCTAGGCCAGGTCCGTGGTCAGCCACCTTGGAGACATCAACGCCCAGGTGGTTGGCCATGAAGCCCAGGATGGAGAAGATGACGAAGCCAGCGTAGACGCTGGTGGCGCAGTTGGTGATGCTGATGATGATGCTGTCCCTGCGGGAAGAGGGGTCAGGGCCAGCAGTGGGGCTAGGGGGCTACAGAGGGACTGGGAGGCCATGGCCAGGCACTTACCGGTAGCAGTTGTTGTGGAACTTGTTGTAGGAGGCCATGGTGATGAGCCCACCCCAGGCACAGCCCAGCGAGTAGAAGATCTGCGAGGCCGCGTCACCCCACACCTGCAGCGGTGGGGTGGTCAGCTccgtgtcccccag contains the following coding sequences:
- the SLC6A9 gene encoding sodium- and chloride-dependent glycine transporter 1, yielding MADKCSEGLLNGAVPGERGKQDKSVKRGNWGNQIEFVLTSVGYAVGLGNVWRFPYLCYRNGGGAFMFPYFIMLVFCGIPLFFMELSFGQFASQGCLGVWRVSPMFKGVGYGMMVVSTYIGIYYNVVICIAFYYFFVSMTPVLPWTYCSNTWNTPDCVGVLDGNLSSRAALNLTRLFNATQKRTSPSEEYWRRYVLDLSDDIGNLGEVRLPLLGCLGVSWIVVFLCLIKGVKSSGKVVYFTATFPYVVLTILFVRGITLEGAFTGIMYYLTPQWDKILNAKVWGDAASQIFYSLGCAWGGLITMASYNKFHNNCYRDSIIISITNCATSVYAGFVIFSILGFMANHLGVDVSKVADHGPGLAFVAYPEALTLLPISPLWSILFFFMLILLGLGTQFCLLETLVTAIVDEVGNEWIIRKKTFVTLGVAVVGFLLGIPLTTQAGIYWLLLMDNYAASFSLVVISCIMCVAIMYIYGHHNYFKDIEMMLGFPPPLFFQICWRFISPAIIFFILVFTVIQYKPISYNDYVYPTWAISIGFLMAVSSVICIPIYAIYKVCRSEGDTLLERLKNATKASKDWGPALAEHRSGRYAPAFSPSTESHLEVQPLQPEKSQSEAAAASPVQGSNGSAHSQDSRL